The Miscanthus floridulus cultivar M001 chromosome 7, ASM1932011v1, whole genome shotgun sequence genome includes a region encoding these proteins:
- the LOC136467841 gene encoding nitrate reductase [NAD(P)H]-like, whose product MAASVDRHLAPHPWPGNAPPKSFDMFHSGGPGVKRRAGSVSDSDSEDEDSIPPDWRSLYRPRLEVEPPVHDPRDEATSDAWVRRHPALVRLTGKHPFNSEPPVPRLMAHGFITPAPLHYVRNHGPVPRADWLTWTVEVTGLVRRPAKLTMEQLVTEFEAVELPVTLVCAGNRRKEQNMVRQTVGFNWGPGAISTSVWRGARLRDVLRRCGVMGAADGAANVCFEGAEDLPGGGGCKYGTSLWRGVAMDPARDVILAYVQNGEPLAPDHGFPVRVIVPGFIGGRMVKWLKRIVVASSESESYYHYRDNRVLPSHVDAELANAEAWWYKPEYMINELNINSVITTPGHDEVLPINALTTQRPYTIKGYAYSGGGRKVTRVEVTLDDGETWQVCSLDHPERPTKYGKYWCWCFWSVDVEVLGVLGAKEIAVRAWDEAMNTQPEKLIWNLMGMMNNCWFRVKINACRPHKGEIGMVFEHPTQPGNQAGGWMARQKHLETSESAQGTLKKSTSTPFMNTATAQYTMSEVRRHTSPDSAWIIVHGQIYDCTGFLKDHPGGADSILINAGTDCTEEFDAIHSDKARGLLEMYRVGELVVTGSDCSPQNSHADLRAIDEASAAAAPAPLPVSTVALSNPREKVRCRLVDKKSLSYNVRLFRFALPSPDQKLGLPVGRHVYVCASIDGKLCMRAYTPTSPVDEVGHVELLIKIYFKDEDPKYPNGGLMSQYLDSLPLGATIDIKGPIGHIEYAGRGGFVVNGARRFARRLAMVSGGTGITPVYQVIQAVLRDHPDDDTEMHLVYANRTEDDMLLREEIGRWAAAHPARLKVWYVVSKVARPEDGWAYGVGRVDEQVMREHLPLGDSETLALVCGPPAMIERTVRPGLEKMGYDLDKACLVF is encoded by the exons ATGGCGGCATCTGTTGATCGGCACCTGGCTCCGCACCCGTGGCCGGGCAATGCCCCTCCCAAGAGCTTCGACATGTTCCACTCCGGCGGCCCAGGAGTCAAGCGCCGCGCCGGCTCCGtctccgactccgactccgagGACGAAGACAGCATCCCCCCGGACTGGCGGTCGCTGTACCGCCCGCGGCTCGAGGTGGAGCCGCCCGTCCACGACCCGCGCGACGAGGCCACCTCCGACGCGTGGGTGCGTCGCCACCCGGCGCTGGTCCGGCTCACGGGCAAGCACCCCTTCAACTCGGAGCCTCCGGTGCCGCGGCTGATGGCGCACGGCTTCATCACCCCGGCGCCGCTCCACTACGTGCGCAACCACGGGCCCGTCCCGAGGGCGGACTGGTTGACCTGGACCGTGGAGGTGACGGGGCTCGTGAGGCGCCCCGCCAAGCTCACCATGGAGCAGTTGGTGACGGAGTTCGAGGCCGTGGAGCTCCCCGTGACACTGGTGTGCGCGGGCAACCGGCGCAAGGAGCAGAACATGGTGCGCCAGACCGTCGGCTTCAACTGGGGCCCCGGGGCCATCTCCACGTCCGTGTGGCGCGGCGCGCGGCTCCGTGACGTGCTGCGCCGGTGCGGCGTCATGGGCGCAGCGGACGGCGCCGCCAACGTGTGCTTCGAGGGCGCCGAGGACCTCCCGGGGGGCGGCGGCTGCAAGTACGGCACCAGCCTGTGGCGAGGGGTGGCCATGGACCCCGCGCGCGACGTCATCCTCGCCTACGTGCAGAACGGGGAGCCGCTGGCGCCCGACCACGGCTTCCCCGTGCGCGTCATCGTGCCGGGCTTCATCGGCGGCCGCATGGTCAAGTGGCTCAAGCGGATCGTCGTCGCGTCCAGCGAGTCCGAGAGCTACTACCACTACCGGGACAACCGTGTGCTGCCGTCCCACGTCGACGCCGAGCTCGCCAATGCCGAAG CGTGGTGGTACAAGCCGGAGTACATGATAAACGAGCTCAACATCAACTCGGTGATCACCACGCCGGGACACGACGAGGTGCTGCCCATCAACGCCCTGACGACGCAGCGGCCGTATACGATCAAGGGATATGCATACTCTG GTGGCGGCCGGAAAGTTACACGGGTTGAGGTGACCCTGGACGACGGCGAGACGTGGCAGGTGTGCTCGCTCGACCACCCGGAGCGCCCAACCAAGTACGGCAAGTACTGGTGCTGGTGCTTCTGGTCCGTCGACGTCGAGGTGCTCGGCGTGCTCGGGGCCAAGGAAATCGCCGTCCGCGCCTGGGACGAGGCCATGAACACCCAGCCGGAGAAGCTCATCTGGAACCTCATG GGCATGATGAACAACTGCTGGTTCCGGGTGAAGATCAACGCGTGCCGGCCGCACAAGGGCGAGATCGGCATGGTGTTCGAGCACCCGACGCAGCCGGGCAACCAGGCGGGCGGCTGGATGGCGCGGCAGAAGCACCTCGAGACGTCGGAGAGCGCGCAGGGCACGCTGAAGAAGAGCACGTCCACGCCCTTCATGAACACCGCCACCGCGCAGTACACCATGTCCGAGGTGCGCCGCCACACGTCCCCGGACTCCGCATGGATCATCGTGCACGGCCAAATCTACGACTGCACGGGCTTCCTCAAGGACCACCCCGGCGGCGCCGACAGCATCCTCATCAACGCCGGCACCGACTGCACCGAGGAGTTCGACGCCATCCACTCGGACAAAGCCCGCGGCCTCCTCGAGATGTACCGCGTCGGCGAGCTCGTCGTCACCGGCAGCGACTGCTCCCCACAGAACAGCCACGCCGACCTCAGGGCCATCGACGAGGCCTCTGCTGCTGCCGCGCCGGCGCCGCTGCCGGTGTCGACCGTCGCGCTCTCCAACCCGCGGGAGAAGGTCAGGTGCCGGCTCGTTGACAAGAAGAGCCTATCCTACAACGTGCGCCTCTTCCGGTTCGCGCTGCCCTCGCCGGACCAGAAGCTCGGCCTTCCCGTCGGCAGGCACGTGTACGTGTGCGCGTCGATAGACGGCAAGCTCTGCATGCGCGCGTACACGCCCACGAGCCCCGTCGACGAGGTCGGCCACGTCGAGCTCCTGATCAAGATATACTTCAAGGACGAGGACCCCAAGTACCCTAACGGCGGGCTCATGTCGCAGTACCTGGACTCCCTACCGCTCGGCGCGACCATTGACATCAAGGGGCCCATAGGGCACATCGAGTACGCCGGCCGCGGCGGCTTCGTGGTGAACGGCGCGCGCCGGTTCGCGCGCAGGCTCGCCATGGTCTCTGGCGGGACGGGCATCACGCCGGTGTACCAGGTGATCCAGGCCGTGCTGAGGGACCATCCCGACGACGACACGGAGATGCACCTCGTGTACGCGAACCGGACGGAGGACGACATGCTCCTGCGGGAGGAGATCGGCCGCTGGGCTGCCGCGCACCCGGCGCGGCTTAAGGTGTGGTACGTGGTGAGCAAGGTGGCGCGCCCGGAGGATGGGTGGGCGTACGGCGTGGGGAGAGTGGACGAGCAGGTCATGAGGGAGCACCTGCCTTTGGGAGACAGCGAGACGCTTGCGCTCGTGTGCGGGCCGCCGGCGATGATCGAGCGCACGGTGCGCCCGGGCCTGGAGAAGATGGGGTACGACCTCGACAAAGCTTGCCTTGTCTTCTGA